The window CGAGATCGGTGAGATAGGCTTCCGCCGCCTCCAGCGCAGAGGCGACGGCAAGCGCGACCGCCTTCAACCTGGCGGCGTCGAACGGCACGCCCTCGCAGAGCACGGACTCGTCCTCGTTCACGTTATCCGTCTTCACGATTACGGCGGTGTCCGGCACCTTGCCGCCGCCCGGCCAGGCGGTCGCGCCGGTCGGCGCGTCGAGCAGTTCGGCATCGCCGTCCTGCAACGGCAGGAGCGAAATCGAGCAGCCCGGCATTTCGATCGCCGTCAGGAAGTCGCCGCTCCAGGCGCGTTCGACGGTGATGCCCTTTTCGCGCAGCACGGCCAGCGCCCGGCGGGCGACGATCGCCAGCTCCATCGGCGGGGTCGCGCCAAGTCCGTTGACCAGCATCGCGACACGGGCGCCGCGCCCGATCTTCATGTCGGTGACGATGGTCTCGACCAGCCGGTCGACCAGCGCGTCGGCGGACATGATGCCGGTCCGTTCGACGCCCTTTTCGCCATGGATGCCGAGCCCGAGTTCGATCTCGTCCTCGGCCAGTTCGAAGCCGGGCTTGCCTGCCGCCGGCACGGTGCAGGCGCCAAGCGCCACGCCCATCGTGCCGATGCGGGCGGCGGCGGCGCGGGCGACGGCCGCGACCTCCTGCAAAGTCTTGCCGCTTTCAGCGGCCGCCCCGGCGATCTTGTGGACGAAGACCGTCCCGGCAATGCCGCGACGCCGGTCGCGGGGGACGAGACCGGCCAGCGCCACGTCGTCGGCGACGACGACGAGTTCGGTCGGGATGCCTTCGACCGCCGCCAGTTCGCCGGCGAGGCCGAAGTTCAGGCGGTCGCCCGTATAGTTCTTGACGATCAGCAGCGCGCCGGCCGGTCCTGCCGTGGCGCGGATCGCGGCAAGCACCGCATCGACGCTCGGCGAGGTGAAGACCTCGCCGGTCACCGCCGCCGTCAGCATGCCGCGGCCGACATAGCCGGCATGGGCCGGCTCGTGGCCCGCCCCGCCGCCGGAGATCAGGGCAACCGGGCGGTCGGCCGCAGCCGGCAGGCCTGCCCGGATGACGACGTTTTCGGTGTCGAGGAGAGCGAGGCCGGGATTGAGGCCGACGGTGCCTTCCAGCATTTCGCGAACGATGTCGGCGGTCCTGTTGATCAGCTTCTTCATCACGCCGCCTCGCTGTCCTGGGCGCGCAGGAAGGCCTCCAGGCGCGAGGCGCCTTCGGCGATCAGCGCGGGATCGACGGCGAAGCAGACGCGCAGATACTGCTCGCTGCCCGGGCCGAAGGCGGAGCCGGGCGCCACCCCGACGCCGGCTTCCCTGAGGATGCGGCGGGCCATTTCATAGCCGCTGTTCATGCCGCGCACCGAGAAGAAGAAGTAGAAGGTGCCCTGCGGCCAGAAGACCTTGACGTTTGGGAGCTTGTCCAGCGTCGCGCAGATGATCTCGCGGCCGCGCGCCGAACGTTCCACGAGCTGGCGGATGAAGTCGTCGCCCTGATCGAGGGCCGCAACCGCCGCGTACTGGCTGAACGTGGAGACACTGGTGGTGTTGTACTGGCTGAGATTGTCGAACACCGTCGACATGCCCTCGGGATAGATCAGCCAGCCGATGCGCCAGCCCGTCATGCACCAGTTCTTCGAGAAGGTGTTGGTGATCAGCAGGCGGTCGGTCGGTTCGGTGACTTCGAGGAAGGAGGGCGCGATGGTGCCGTCATAGGTGAAGTGGCAATAGACCTCGTCGGAGACAATCCACAGGCCGCGCTCGCGGGCGAAATCGCGCACCTCGACCATCTGCTCCTTCGGCATGATCCAGCCGGTCGGATTGGAAGGGGAATTGATGGCGATGGCGCGGGTCCTCGGGGTGACGGCGGCATAGA is drawn from Shinella sp. PSBB067 and contains these coding sequences:
- a CDS encoding pyridoxal phosphate-dependent aminotransferase; this encodes MDYNDPEWPIAGTPERISRIELNQICDIADLAREDPDVIKLWIGEGDLPTPDFIKDAAVAAMQAGHTRYTYSHGVPALRAALDRYHKRHWNVDVGPNRFSVTAGGVQAIMQAFQAIISPGDEVIVPVPAWPNLVEIIGILGGTVVPVPYRTTGSGGFTLDLDDVYAAVTPRTRAIAINSPSNPTGWIMPKEQMVEVRDFARERGLWIVSDEVYCHFTYDGTIAPSFLEVTEPTDRLLITNTFSKNWCMTGWRIGWLIYPEGMSTVFDNLSQYNTTSVSTFSQYAAVAALDQGDDFIRQLVERSARGREIICATLDKLPNVKVFWPQGTFYFFFSVRGMNSGYEMARRILREAGVGVAPGSAFGPGSEQYLRVCFAVDPALIAEGASRLEAFLRAQDSEAA
- a CDS encoding dihydroxyacetone kinase family protein, which codes for MKKLINRTADIVREMLEGTVGLNPGLALLDTENVVIRAGLPAAADRPVALISGGGAGHEPAHAGYVGRGMLTAAVTGEVFTSPSVDAVLAAIRATAGPAGALLIVKNYTGDRLNFGLAGELAAVEGIPTELVVVADDVALAGLVPRDRRRGIAGTVFVHKIAGAAAESGKTLQEVAAVARAAAARIGTMGVALGACTVPAAGKPGFELAEDEIELGLGIHGEKGVERTGIMSADALVDRLVETIVTDMKIGRGARVAMLVNGLGATPPMELAIVARRALAVLREKGITVERAWSGDFLTAIEMPGCSISLLPLQDGDAELLDAPTGATAWPGGGKVPDTAVIVKTDNVNEDESVLCEGVPFDAARLKAVALAVASALEAAEAYLTDLDSRAGDGDLGASMLRGAQAVRGLPDTAWANPAHAFVSIGNALRRAIAGSSGPFYAIALTRAGRHLAGDPGFAPETFIEALEIAVAAISQIGGARPGDRTMLDALHPALAAARAAVGSDPKSAWRAAAKAAEDGARATETMSPKLGRAAYLGDRAVGVPDGGAAAVAIWMRALAEAL